The Blautia luti nucleotide sequence CTTCGCAATGAAGTCCGATGCTCCCAGATCCAGGCACTGTATCTCCACATCCGGTTGATTGCTTCCGGTAGTCACGATCACAGGTACTGAGGCCAGCAGAGGATCACTCTGACTCCTCTTCAGGAATTCAAAGCCGTCACAAACCGGCATACAGATGTCCAGCAGTATTACAGACAGATCCCTATAATGCTCTGCAAGAAGCTTCAGTCCCTCTTCTCCATCCTCTGCCATAAGTACTTCGAAATTCTCAGACAGTACTGAGGAAAGGATTTCACGGTTCAGTTCATTATCCTCTACGATCAGCACTTTACGCTTGGACGCTGTGCCGCCTGGTTTCAGAAGTTCACTCAGCTCATTCCTGCGCACATCTATATCTTCATTGGCAAATGCAAATACAATGCTCTCGAAATCATCTGCATCTCCAATTCTGGCGCATTTCATATAATAAAACTGGATTTCGCCGTTTCTTCTTACGCGATAATGTACTGTAAACTGTGACACCCTGGTGAGATGTTCACAGACCGCATCCAGATTCGTCTCCATACTCATCTTGCGTCTGTCCTCAGGCACTACTTTGTTCTCTATGTAGGAAGTCATGGCTGATTCATAAGGTTTTTCTTTATACAATTCTTTTTCTACATCAACGTCCTGGTTTCTGTAGCGGTAGATCTCTATCTGCTGAGTTTTTCTGTTTACCAGATAAATATTCGTGTAATCATCACCCAGAATATTGATCAGTCCCAGAAGCTGTGTATTTTTTTCCCTGTCAGAATCTGTTCCCATCAATCTCCACCGCTCCTTTCTGATATTTATCTATAGTATAAAACACCCCCGCTTTTGTAACTGTCGGGGTGATATGTTTATATAATCATACAATTAATGATATAATTCTACTCCTTTTCTGTAAGTGTTTCAAGCCTTCTCTCGTCAAATCAACGTAAAAATCAGGCTAAAAGCATCCCATGCCCTCCAGTGCTATCACTACTTGTTTAATGCTTCGTTCAGTGCCTCTACAGAATTGGCTTCTTTGAGGACCGGAAGATACGCAGATTCACATCCGAATTCCAGATTCTGCTCTTTCTGTGTGAACCATTTCAGGAAAACACAGGAAGCATATCTTTGTTTTCTATTGTAAACTTTTTCTCGGATTTTTTCTATCTGAACACACCCGAAAATCATATTATCTGTATTCATATTGTTATCTGACAGATAATTGATGTTCTTTCGGGTGTGTTTTTATATTTTGGTTTACTGGTTCAGACATTTTTTACGTTCCAGTACACTGTATATTTCATCTGATTGTAAATAACATTTGTAAATGAAATATCATAACTGGTTCCCAACCCTGATACTGTGTTGTATACTACATCCTCTTCTTTCATAGAATTGTAGACAGGTTCATAATCTGCCAGTCCTGGCTTTTTCGCAATGGTATCCTCGGAATAACGGCTTACGATGATCTCCATAAAAGCATCACAGGCAGAAGCTGTATTTCCGCTGACTGTTACATTACTGATTCCCCTTGCATCCACTGCAAATGCCGGTTCCGATGCTGTGGCAGATTTGATATTGGTAAACGTATTATTTTTGATCGTTGAATTCTCCCAGTTCTGGGCTCTTATGGCAAATACTCTGCAGGAGCTGAATGTATTATTTTCTATGCGGATATTCCGATGGGGATGTCCCGGTGTATACATATGGGTTCCTACACCTGCTGCCAGATTTCTGAACACATTATCATGAATATAGATGGTATCGTCGGCCGTTTTGTCCATAGTACTTCCTCCCCAGGTAAATCCTCCTGTGGCAGCATCCGGCACATCCAGGTTGATGGCTTCCTTAACTCCCGTGGAAGTACATCCACTGAATGTACAGTTCTTTATTTCTACATTATAAGAGGCATCCATTTCTATGAAATGGGAAGTTTTCCCGGACATATTGGCGAAAGTGATCCCCTGGATCAGGATGTTCTTCGTGTGTCCCATCAGAATGGCGTCACTTCCACTGTATTCTTTGTCAAAAATTACTGTTCCCTTGCCAATGAATTTCACGTCGTGTACCCCATTATATCCGGAGTATTTTACTCCTGCACGGGCATCATTATTATCATACAGGACAAAAAGTCCTGCCTTTTTCAGGCTTTTTATGATTACGCCGTCTTCGAATACCAGGGTTACGTTGGATGGAACATACAGGTTATAGGCGAGATTGTAAACACCTTTCTTAAGATGCAGTTCTCCCCCTCCGATGGTTGAAAAATACTCCATATAAGAAAGAAGAACATAATGAGACCGTGTCTTCTCTGTGAAAGCAGCGGTTCTAATATATCTGTTCTGATATGGGTTGGATTTCGGAGTTACCGTAAATACTCTGGGAACCGGAGTGGGTGTGAGCGTAGGTGCCTTTTTCTTCGGTATGGTGATCTTTACGCTGGATGAATAGCTACTGTACACAGTCTTTCCGCCAACTGTTTTATACGCCCGGATACGGAAATAATACTTCTGGCCGTAACTTAGATTCTTGATCTTCAGGGAACTGATATTTCCTGTTTTCTTTACTTTTTTGTAAGATGCAAAGCCTTTTTTCTGATAGACCACATATCCTTTAGCTCCGGAAACTTTCTTCCAGGTAAGCTTTACTTCCCTGGCGGCAGTTTTCTGGACTTTAAGTCCGGAGGGCTTCTTCAGTGATGCCGCACTCACAGGATATGCTCCCAGACACAGGCTAAGCAGGAGCACCAGCAGTAATGGCAGGACTGACAGTTTCTTCTTTCTCATGAACATGATCTCCTCTGATTTTCATCTGTTTTATTTTTATATGTTTTATTTCCATGTTTTTTCGGTCGGATGCAGGCTTTTCCTTCGCTGCAGCGGTATCTTTGTATAACAGTATTATATAATTAATGAACTGTATATGTAACAGAAAACCCAATATCCGATGTTAATACAACGTTCCTACATACCCTTCCGTTTTCCGTTTCATATAACACTCATTCACCTGGTCAGATTCCATAAGTTCCAGCACGTATTCCATCCCTGTAGCCAGTTCACGTTTTTTCAGTTCTTCTAATGGAATCCAGTATACTTTTCCCTCTTCAGAACTTTTTAACTCGCCTGAAAATTTCTCTGCTTTATAGAGAAAAAGTACATTATGAATGCCATCCCTATGCCAATGATATACCCCTCGCAGCTTCGGGCTTTCTATTTTTAATCCGGTTTCTTCCCAGACTTCACGGATTATGGAATCATTGAATATTTCGTTCTTTTCTACATGACCACCAGGAAAGGTCGTTCCTGTGTAGCTGTCGTTTACTTTATCCAGTGCCAGGACATTTCCTGCATTGTCGCAAATCATGCACATATTCATAAAGCAAACCTGCTCTATACGACTGGCCTGCTTTTCATTTGTACTCATTTTTTCCATTCTCTACGTTATCCTCAATTTATTCTATATTCTGAATATAAGGCTTCCAATATTAAACGCCTGTTTCACTTCTCCAAGTATCAGCGCAGACAGAATCACTCTGCACAATGGATTGACAAATCCAAAGATTGCAACTTTCGAAACATCATTCCATTGTAAACTGCGTTCCACTCAGCACTACCGGAGATACTCTTCTGGAAAAAAGATTGATCACCACAACTCCGGCAAATCCCAGAAC carries:
- a CDS encoding right-handed parallel beta-helix repeat-containing protein, producing the protein MRKKKLSVLPLLLVLLLSLCLGAYPVSAASLKKPSGLKVQKTAAREVKLTWKKVSGAKGYVVYQKKGFASYKKVKKTGNISSLKIKNLSYGQKYYFRIRAYKTVGGKTVYSSYSSSVKITIPKKKAPTLTPTPVPRVFTVTPKSNPYQNRYIRTAAFTEKTRSHYVLLSYMEYFSTIGGGELHLKKGVYNLAYNLYVPSNVTLVFEDGVIIKSLKKAGLFVLYDNNDARAGVKYSGYNGVHDVKFIGKGTVIFDKEYSGSDAILMGHTKNILIQGITFANMSGKTSHFIEMDASYNVEIKNCTFSGCTSTGVKEAINLDVPDAATGGFTWGGSTMDKTADDTIYIHDNVFRNLAAGVGTHMYTPGHPHRNIRIENNTFSSCRVFAIRAQNWENSTIKNNTFTNIKSATASEPAFAVDARGISNVTVSGNTASACDAFMEIIVSRYSEDTIAKKPGLADYEPVYNSMKEEDVVYNTVSGLGTSYDISFTNVIYNQMKYTVYWNVKNV
- a CDS encoding 8-oxo-dGTP diphosphatase codes for the protein MSTNEKQASRIEQVCFMNMCMICDNAGNVLALDKVNDSYTGTTFPGGHVEKNEIFNDSIIREVWEETGLKIESPKLRGVYHWHRDGIHNVLFLYKAEKFSGELKSSEEGKVYWIPLEELKKRELATGMEYVLELMESDQVNECYMKRKTEGYVGTLY